The Dehalococcoidia bacterium genomic sequence GAACGCTTCGGTCCGCTCGATGTTCTTCCGGTGGAAGAAGAACGATTCTTCCCGGTCGAACAAGCGCCGGCCGACGCGATGGCCGAACCAGTAGCCGACTTGGTCGCCGGCGACAGCGGCGATAAAGCAGCCGACAAGCAGGAGCGGCAGATTGAGGTAGCCCTGGCTCGCGAGAAACCCCGCGGTGAAGAGCAAGCTGTCGCCAGGCAAGAAGAAGCCGAACAGCAGCCCGCTCTCGGCGAAGACGATGGCAAAGATGATGAAATGCGCGAACAGCCCGAACGCCGTCACGGCGTCCTTCATCAGGTGAGCAAGTTCGAAATGCACGAAACCTCCTGGCGCGTCAGTGCGGCGGCCCGGCGGAACTGTAGCGAAAATCGTTCGCGTTCGCCTACTGGTTGGCCTGCCCGCCTTTTGCGTGCGGCAGCGCAAGCGGCCGGCGCCGGCTGTGCTATAACCAGACAGTGGCGACCTTCGTCCTCGTGCACGGCTCGTTTCATGGCGGCTGGTGCTGGGCGCGCGTCCGGCCGCTGCTGCGCGCGCTTGGCCACGAGGTGTTTACGCCGACCCTCACCGGCCTAGGCGACCGCGCCCACGCCGCAACGCGCGACACCGGGCTGGAAACGCATCTGCTCGATCTGACGCAGCTGCTCGTCTTTGAAGATCTCTCCGAAGTGATTCTCGTCGGCCACAGCTACGGCTGCGTTCTCGCCACCGCGCTGCTCCATCGGGTCCCCGAGCGGCTCGCGCATATCGTCTACCTCGACGCCGGCATTCCCGAGGAGGGGCAATCGGCGTGGGACCTCTTCGACGAGGCGACGCGAATGAGCATTCGCCAGCGAATGGCCGCGCGAGGATGCGACTGGCTGGTGCCGCCGCCTCCGCTCGAAGCGCTCGGCATCACCGACGCAGCGGATGCGGCTTGGGTCGCGCCGCGGCTGACGCCGATGCCGCTGAAAGCGTGGACCGACCCGGTGCGGCTCGGCAATCCCGCCGCAGCGGCGGTGCCCTGCTCGATGATCGCCTGCACGCGCGGCGGCGCGCGCGCCGTCCAGACTAGCCGACTCCAAGCGATCGCGGCGCGGCGCGGGTGGCCCTACTTCGAACTGGAGAGCGGTCACGATGCGATGGTGACCCATCCGCTGGAGCTGAGCGCGCTTCTGCTGGCGATCGCGGAGCAGCCAAGACCAGCACCGTCCCTCGCGGGCCTCCCGCTCTCTGCTGCTGCCCGCCGCGGCGAGGCGACCCTCGGCGCAGACTTGCGCGCCGTCATCGAAGAGCGGTGGGAGCGCTATCGCCCTGCGCTCAAGCGGCTGGGCGACCGCTGACCATGGGATACCGCTATCTGTCGGCAGACGAACTCGTGGCGCTGCAGCGGCGGCTCGGCGGCAGCAGCGACGTCGATGCCGACCGGCTCGACGCCCTTGTCGCGCGGCCGGCGCTCGCCGCCCAGTACGATAACGCCGACCTCATTCGCCAAGCCGCCCTCCTTGTCGCAGGGATCGTCTGCCTCCAGCCGTTTCCGAACGGCAATCGGCGCCTTGCCCTTGTCGCCGGCGATCTCTTCATCGCAATCAACGGCTTCCGCCTCACCGCTGACCTCCTCGAATTCGCCGACCAGATCGTCAATCTCCCTGCCGCCCTCGAGGAGGCTGCCGATACGCTCGAGGCGTGGCTCCGCCGCCGCGTCCGCTTCGACGGCTGACGCGCCAGGGAGCCGCACTGCCGGACCGCCAAGAACCAAACACGCCGCGAACGACGCGCCCAAAAACGGCGCCTCGGCTCACGGCGTTGGCTCGACGTTGAACCTTCTTCGCCCCACTGCGCGCGCTGCGGTCGGACTGCCGAACAGCGCTGATCGGCCTGCGTTATGAAGCATACCAACACTCTATAAGCGGCCCGTGAAATTTGTTCTTCGGCTGTAAAAACGAGGTAAGCAGTCGGTCAAGGGGTGCGACTGACTCCTGCCGGCCGACAAGCGCCGCGGTCGGCCACGACTGCTGAGCAACCCCTAGACACCAGGCAGGCAAGTACGGTAGGATGAGGAGGACGATCGTCCTAGGACGATCGGGGAGACCAGGATGGGCGTTCCGGTGACGATTGCCGGCTATCGCGCGGTGGCCGCTCCCGCGGACGGCCAATCGTGCGCACCGCGCCCCATCGCCCCACTCTATCGCGTCGAGCCAGCCGCTCCTCCCGCCGCGCCTGGTCCAGCAGAGAGCGCGTTTCCGTGGGGCCCTGCCGCACAGCTCACTTTGACCCCCCTTGGGGAAGCGGTGCTGCGAGCGGACCGATCGCGCCTCGTCCTCAGCTCTGAGCGGCTTGACCGCGTCCGGCGGCTGATCGCGGCGGAAGGATGCGCCCCGACGGTTCTCGAGCGTGCCGTCGCGCTGCTAACAGGCGAGTGAGGTGGGCCCGTCAGGATTCGAACCTGAAACCCGCCGGTTATGAGCCGGATGCTCTGCCGTTGAGCTACGGGCCCGCCGTTCGAGTATAGCCGGTAGCGCCCCTCTGCTATCACGTACACTCTCCTGCCGTGAGCATTTTCTCAGCGCTTCCCGCGGGCTCCTCCTTCCAGTCCGCGATCGGCTCCGCAATGCCGCGCCGGCCGTCGCTCGCCGCTGCGCCTTCGACCTACACGCGCGACCGCTTCTTAGAGCGCGTGCCGGACGCCGTCCGCCGCGCTCTTCCCCCCGCGCTGCGCGACTTCCGCACGCGCAAACGGTGGGGGCTGGTCCAACTGAGCTACGGCACTCCCCGGCTCCACTACGAGATTTGGCTGCGGACAACTGCCGATTTGATCGAACTCGGTCTCCATCTGGAGGCCGACGCGGCGACGAATGCCCGCATTCTGGAGAGGATCGCCGAGCATGCCCTCGAGGTGCGCGAGATGCTCGGGCCGGCGTGCGATCTCGAAGCGTGGACCTCGACTTGGGGCCGGGTGCACACCGTTCTGCCGCTCACTCCCCTCGACGACCGCCGTCTGGAACAATGCGCGCGCTGGCTTGCTCGCTGCATCGAGACGCTGCAGCCGCTCGTGGAAGCCGCCCTAGGGGGCCATTGCCGCGTGGATGAGCGCAGCGGGGACGACATGGGTCAGGCGCTTGCCCGTGGCGAGGTCGTCGCTGCCGCCGACGACGACGCCGAGGAGCCCGCCCTGGCTATCGAAGAGCGCCCCGCCAGAATCGCCGCCCCCCGCTGACGAGTCGACCATCAACGTTGGATACGCACGCACTCCATACGGCTGATACAGGAAGAGCGGCCCCCCGATCCGCGCGAGCGTCGCCGTGCGCGCAGCGGGCGGGTCCGGATATCCCAGTCGGTAGCCGACAACGTAGCAGAGCGCGCCCGGCGGAGGGGGCGTGAGAACGAGCGACCGCGGCGCAGCCGGCAGGTCGACCGCAGCGGCGAGAAAGGCGATATCCGACTGCGGATAGGCAGCAGCCAGCCGCGCCTCGATCGCCGGCCCGCCCGGAAACTCAAGGCGGAACTCGGTGCCGAGCGCCACGACATGAAACGCCGTCACCGCGAGCCGCTGCCCGACCACCACGCCCGACCCCCACGTCGAGGGGTCGAGGGGGCGGCCGTCGCGGCCGCGAGCGAGGACAACGCGGGGCACCGCCGCGCGCCACGCCGGGTCGACCGAAACCACGGTGCCGACGGGCGCTTGGGTGGGCAGCGGAGCGGGCGCAGGCGGCGCCGCAGTGGGCGAGGGCAGAACCGGCGGGGCTGTAGGCGAGGGCGGAGCCAGAGGCAGCGCCGGCGTCGGGCTGAGCGAGGGCGCTGTCGGGCTCGCTGACGGCGATCGCGTCGGGCTCGGGGAGGGCGGCGCGCTCGTCCGCGTCGCCGGCGGCGGTGTCGGGCTGGGCGGGAGCGGCGTGATCGTCCGCGTCGCTGGGACCGTCGGCGACGCGAGAGGCGCCGTTGGAGCGGCCGAGGGTCCGAGGATAAGGTTCGGTGTCGGGCTGGGCGCCGCGGCATTGGCCGCCGGCGATGCGAGCGGCGGCCTGCCAGCAAGGGCAGCGGCGCTGCGGAGAGGAGCGACCGCAACGGCGCCCAGCCCGACGCTGCAGAGACAGGAGAGCAGCGCCAGCGCGGAGACAAGCGCCGCAATCCGCCGCTCCGCGGCACGCCGCGCCCGGCGCGCCCGGCGCCGGCGTTCAAGCCACCGCTCATCGAAGCGATCCAGCTCTTCCTCCGACGGCGTCCATCCTACCGCGTCTGGCTGCTCGCTGCCAAACGGACGCCGCCGGGGAAATCGCCGCGGGGAAGGCTGATGACTCGACGCAGTGTGCGGTATGCACTATAGTGACCGATAAGCGTTCCCAATGCTCGGGGAGCGTCGAGAAAGCAACTGTCGATGCAGTGGGGGATCATCGTGGAAGCTGAGCAGAAGCGTCACCCATTCGTCCCGCCTCCGACTGGGCTCGAGGGCCGGGAGGAGGAGCTGGGCATGGCGGTCCGAGCGCTCGTCCGAACGCTCTCGGACCGCTCGCCGTATCCTCATGAATTTAACGATGCGCTCGTCAAGTCCACGCTCACGCATATCCAGTTCTGCAAGAACCACGGTCTGATCAAGGAGATGCAGGAGCATCAGGTCAAGACCCTAGAGCCGGTGCTCAAGCGCGTCAAGATGGTGATGGAGAAGGCAGGCGACCCTGAGCTTGGCCTTGTGGGAATGTTCGACCGCACCGCTTGCCACTACCAGCTCGTCAAGTACACCGAGGTGGAGCCGGGTGTGCGGCGCTTTCCCTGCCCCTTCAAGCTGGTCCTTGAGCAAGGGCGGCGCATCGGGCAGTACGACATGACGATCGAGGATGTCCACCACCTGTGGTGCGTCCCAACGTGGAAAGGCTATGCCGCCTATCTCGGCATCGAGATCGACGTGACCGAGTGTCACGGCGAGATGGTCGAAGTGCGGCTGAAGCAGATTGAGAACGCGGCTGAGCCGGCCCGCGAAGCGGTCG encodes the following:
- a CDS encoding Fic family protein; its protein translation is MGYRYLSADELVALQRRLGGSSDVDADRLDALVARPALAAQYDNADLIRQAALLVAGIVCLQPFPNGNRRLALVAGDLFIAINGFRLTADLLEFADQIVNLPAALEEAADTLEAWLRRRVRFDG
- a CDS encoding alpha/beta fold hydrolase, whose amino-acid sequence is MATFVLVHGSFHGGWCWARVRPLLRALGHEVFTPTLTGLGDRAHAATRDTGLETHLLDLTQLLVFEDLSEVILVGHSYGCVLATALLHRVPERLAHIVYLDAGIPEEGQSAWDLFDEATRMSIRQRMAARGCDWLVPPPPLEALGITDAADAAWVAPRLTPMPLKAWTDPVRLGNPAAAAVPCSMIACTRGGARAVQTSRLQAIAARRGWPYFELESGHDAMVTHPLELSALLLAIAEQPRPAPSLAGLPLSAAARRGEATLGADLRAVIEERWERYRPALKRLGDR
- a CDS encoding serine protease; the encoded protein is MVSVDPAWRAAVPRVVLARGRDGRPLDPSTWGSGVVVGQRLAVTAFHVVALGTEFRLEFPGGPAIEARLAAAYPQSDIAFLAAAVDLPAAPRSLVLTPPPPGALCYVVGYRLGYPDPPAARTATLARIGGPLFLYQPYGVRAYPTLMVDSSAGGGDSGGALFDSQGGLLGVVVGGSDDLATGKRLTHVVPAALIHAAMAP